AGGACTATTATTGCGGATAATAATCAACTTATTTCACTACCAGCACTTCCAGATTCATTGCGAATTTGCTCATTTGCATATAACCAACTGACATGGTTACCCAATCTACCACAAAAATTGGATGGCCTAGAGTGTTCTTTTAATCAACTTACAGTTTTACCCTCGCTTCCTAATTCTTTAGGATCTTTATATTGCATGAATAATAATTTGTCAAGCCTTCCCGCATTATCCAGCGGCCTTTATATTCTCGCTTGCGATAATAATCAACTTTCAACAATTCCTGCTTTTCCTCTAAATTTAGAATACTTGAGTTGCAATTATAATTCAATCACATCACTACCTCCATTAAATCAATACGCAAATGAGATTTATTGTCACCATAATATGATTACAAGTTTGCCAACTCTTTCCTCCTCCATGTATTTATGGACTTTAGATTGTTCTGATAATCCTATATCTTGCCTTCCTTTGCTGCCAGATGCACACATGAACACTTTTATTTTTAAAAACACTTTAGTTACTTGTCTACCTAACATACCGGTGGACCTCACTTTCATTCCGTTTAATATTCCACCTTGCTCTTCATCCTTTACAACATGTAATTTTCCTTATATATGCAGGGCTTTGTTTTTAATGATAATAATGCAAATGGAATTAAGGATAGTGTAGAAAGGGGAATGAATCTTAAGATAAAATATTCTGAAAATTTCTCAGCACAATGTGATGGTAATGGTTTTTTACAGCTTTATGTGATACAGGAAATGTCACATTTCAGGTAAGCATCCCGAGTATTTTTCCACAACTACCCCATCTCAGCAAACATCACATATAACGATTAATCATGTGGATACAATATTTTTTGGCCTTCAATCCAATTGTATGTCAAAGGATTTAAAAATCGATATCACACCCCATAATCGTTTTCGTTCAGGTTTCAAAGTCGCAAGCACAATTCATTATGAAAATGTTGGAACACAAACGCTATCGAATGTTATTATAAAATATCTGAAACCTGCTTCATTATCAAATTTGACTTCCACTCCTGCTTCAACCGGAACAAATGGCGATACCTTATTTTGGAATATCGGAACTTTAAACCCTTTTTGAGGGAGGTTTTATTTCAGTTTTAGATTCTGTTTCAGCAACGGCCATAGTGGAACAATTGTAAATCCGGAAGCATGGATAATGCCACTTGTAGGAGATTCCACTCCACAAAATAATCATTGCATCTCTTACGAAATTGTGAGGGTTCCGGCGATCCCAACGACAAATCAGTAAGTCCCGGAATTTATTGCTCCCACCCAAAATGAATATTTAGAATATGTAATTCGCTTTCAAAATACAGGAACAGATACTGCTTTTTCGGTTTTAGTTACAGATACACTTTCTAATGACTTGGATGTGGCAAGCATTCAATTAGTTTCATCCTCCCATACAGCAATTTTTGGGTGGAACATGGCATTGCTAAATGGTATTTTGCCAACATTCTTTTGCCCGACAGCAATGTGAATGAGGCGGCTTCACATGGTTTT
The sequence above is a segment of the Bacteroidota bacterium genome. Coding sequences within it:
- a CDS encoding DUF11 domain-containing protein, with translation MAPTQNEYLEYVIRFQNTGTDTAFSVLVTDTLSNDLDVASIQLVSSSHTAIFGWNMALLNGILPTFFCPTAM